A genomic segment from Bosea sp. OAE506 encodes:
- a CDS encoding benzoate/H(+) symporter BenE family transporter encodes MSLLFSALVAVFVGFAASVAVVLAAAQALGATPAQTVSWIAGLALAKGAAGLWLSWRHRMPIICAWSTPGAALIAASSGLDMAAAVGAFLLAAALMMLTAAFRPLGALIEKIPMPIAAAMLAGVIFRFVVAVFDEMRVSPGLVLPLLAVFLLARLINPFLGVIAALGVGIVLSFAAGLATWPTGGLALSGLEFVTPRFDTAAMLGIGIPLYLVTMAAQNLPGFAVLRAAGYQPPVPACLFVTGLTSFLTAPFGAHMVNMAAISASICTGPDTHPDPAQRWKAGILYGLLWLAIAATAGLLLALILAMPKALIVAVAGLGLVGSLTGALTQATASDAHRFAAIVAFAVAASSLTLFGVGSAFWSLVAGLGVLTLDAIAGRLRARS; translated from the coding sequence ATGTCCCTCCTTTTCTCAGCCCTCGTCGCCGTCTTCGTCGGCTTCGCCGCCTCGGTCGCGGTCGTGCTGGCGGCGGCGCAAGCGCTGGGTGCGACGCCGGCCCAGACCGTCTCCTGGATCGCAGGCCTCGCACTGGCGAAAGGGGCCGCGGGTCTCTGGCTGTCCTGGCGCCACCGCATGCCGATCATCTGCGCCTGGTCGACGCCGGGAGCCGCGCTCATCGCCGCCAGCAGCGGGCTCGACATGGCCGCTGCCGTCGGCGCCTTCCTGCTGGCCGCGGCGCTGATGATGCTGACCGCCGCTTTCCGTCCGCTCGGCGCGCTGATCGAGAAGATCCCGATGCCGATCGCCGCCGCCATGCTGGCGGGCGTGATCTTCCGCTTCGTGGTGGCGGTGTTCGACGAGATGCGGGTCTCGCCCGGCCTCGTCCTGCCGCTGCTGGCGGTCTTTCTGCTGGCGCGGCTGATCAATCCCTTTCTCGGCGTCATCGCCGCGCTCGGCGTCGGCATCGTCCTCAGCTTTGCCGCCGGGCTGGCGACATGGCCCACCGGCGGGCTCGCCCTCTCTGGCCTCGAATTCGTCACACCGCGCTTCGATACCGCCGCCATGCTCGGCATCGGCATCCCCCTCTATCTCGTCACCATGGCGGCGCAGAACCTGCCTGGCTTCGCCGTGCTGCGCGCCGCCGGATACCAGCCGCCCGTGCCGGCCTGCCTCTTCGTGACGGGGCTGACCTCCTTCCTCACCGCACCCTTCGGCGCCCATATGGTCAACATGGCGGCGATATCAGCCTCGATCTGCACCGGACCCGACACCCATCCCGATCCGGCGCAGCGCTGGAAGGCGGGCATCCTCTACGGCCTGCTCTGGCTCGCCATCGCCGCGACCGCGGGGCTGCTGCTCGCTCTCATCCTCGCCATGCCCAAGGCGCTGATCGTGGCGGTCGCCGGCCTGGGCCTGGTCGGCTCGCTGACCGGAGCCCTCACCCAGGCCACCGCCTCGGATGCCCATCGCTTCGCGGCCATCGTCGCCTTCGCCGTCGCGGCCTCGAGCCTGACGCTGTTTGGCGTCGGCTCGGCCTTCTGGAGCCTGGTTGCCGGCCTCGGAGTCTTGACATTGGACGCCATCGCGGGCCGTTTGCGCGCAAGATCATGA
- a CDS encoding PhoX family phosphatase, whose protein sequence is MSQDSPYESTFGASLLEHEDAAPQNPTDNATMGELISQRFSRRGLLKGALAVSAISATVGTLALETAEQAQAQSSKSAFAFKEVEAGVDADHHVAEGYDAQVLLRWGDPVTADAPAFDPAKQTPEAQAKQFGYNNDFVGYLPMPGAADPSAHGVLFVNHEYTNPHLMFPGVVEMKDGKPVLKNATPERFRIEAMAHGATVAEIRRTNGQWALVTDSKLNRRLTVASEMQLSGPVAGTDRVRTGADASGRKVLGTLNNCSGAMTPWGTFVSGEENFHGYFSGKLPEGHREEVNYKRLAIPSSPYAWGRFEERFDLAKEPNEANRFGWVIEVDPFDPNSVPKKRTALGRFKHEGADMIVAKDGRVVAYLGDDERFDYVYKFVTAGRFDANNRAANLDLLDSGTLYVAKFAAEGTVEWLPLVFGQGPLTAANGFQSQADVLIEARRAGDLLGATKMDRPEDITPNPVTGKVYVMLTNNSNRKDEQVDAANPRAKNAFGHIIEIIEEGGDHTATKGRWEILLKCGDPSVAAVGATFSTDTTRSGWFGMPDNSVVDSAGRLWVSTDGNGPDVTGRTDGLWAVDTEGGARRTSKLFYRVPHGAELCGPCFTPDDTTAFVAVQHPGDDGPDWPAFGRRSYYEDLSTRWPDFKPDMPVRPSVVAITKKGGGKIGV, encoded by the coding sequence ATGAGCCAGGACAGCCCCTACGAATCGACCTTCGGCGCCAGCCTTCTGGAGCATGAAGACGCCGCGCCGCAGAACCCGACCGACAACGCCACAATGGGCGAACTGATCTCCCAGCGCTTCTCGCGCCGCGGCCTGCTGAAGGGCGCGCTGGCGGTGTCTGCGATCTCGGCGACCGTCGGCACGCTGGCGCTGGAGACGGCCGAGCAGGCGCAGGCGCAGTCGTCGAAATCCGCTTTCGCCTTCAAGGAGGTCGAGGCCGGCGTCGATGCCGACCACCACGTCGCCGAGGGCTACGACGCCCAGGTCCTGCTGCGCTGGGGCGACCCCGTCACGGCCGATGCGCCGGCCTTCGACCCGGCCAAGCAGACGCCCGAGGCCCAGGCCAAGCAGTTCGGCTACAACAACGACTTCGTCGGCTATCTGCCGATGCCGGGCGCGGCCGACCCCTCCGCCCATGGCGTGCTCTTCGTCAATCACGAATACACCAACCCGCATCTGATGTTTCCCGGCGTCGTCGAGATGAAGGACGGCAAGCCGGTCCTGAAGAACGCGACGCCGGAGCGCTTCAGGATCGAGGCGATGGCGCATGGCGCGACCGTCGCGGAGATCCGCCGCACCAACGGCCAATGGGCACTGGTGACGGATTCGAAGCTGAACCGCCGCCTCACGGTCGCGAGCGAGATGCAGCTGTCGGGGCCTGTCGCCGGGACCGACCGCGTCAGGACCGGCGCGGACGCCAGCGGCCGCAAGGTGCTGGGCACGCTCAACAACTGCTCGGGCGCGATGACGCCCTGGGGGACCTTCGTCTCGGGCGAGGAGAACTTCCACGGCTATTTCTCCGGCAAGCTGCCGGAGGGCCATCGCGAGGAGGTCAACTACAAGCGCCTCGCGATCCCGTCCTCCCCTTACGCGTGGGGCCGGTTCGAGGAACGCTTCGACCTGGCGAAGGAGCCCAACGAGGCCAACCGCTTCGGCTGGGTGATCGAAGTCGATCCGTTCGATCCGAACTCCGTGCCCAAGAAGCGCACGGCGCTCGGCCGCTTCAAGCATGAAGGCGCCGACATGATCGTCGCCAAGGACGGCCGCGTCGTCGCCTATCTCGGTGACGATGAGCGCTTCGACTATGTCTACAAGTTCGTCACTGCCGGCCGCTTCGACGCCAACAACCGCGCGGCCAATCTGGACCTGCTCGATTCCGGCACGCTGTACGTTGCGAAGTTCGCGGCCGAGGGCACGGTGGAATGGCTGCCGCTGGTTTTCGGGCAGGGGCCGCTGACCGCGGCTAACGGCTTCCAGAGCCAGGCCGATGTGCTGATCGAGGCCCGCCGCGCCGGCGACCTGTTGGGCGCCACCAAGATGGACCGGCCCGAGGACATCACGCCCAATCCGGTGACCGGCAAGGTCTATGTGATGCTCACCAACAATTCGAACCGCAAGGACGAGCAGGTCGACGCCGCCAATCCGCGCGCCAAGAACGCCTTCGGCCACATCATCGAGATTATCGAAGAGGGCGGCGACCACACGGCGACCAAGGGGCGCTGGGAGATCCTGCTGAAATGCGGCGATCCGTCCGTGGCGGCCGTCGGCGCGACCTTCTCGACCGACACGACCAGGAGCGGCTGGTTCGGCATGCCCGACAATTCGGTGGTCGATTCCGCCGGGCGCCTCTGGGTCTCGACCGACGGCAACGGCCCCGACGTCACCGGGCGCACCGACGGGCTCTGGGCGGTCGATACGGAGGGCGGCGCGCGACGGACCTCGAAGCTGTTCTACCGCGTGCCGCATGGCGCCGAACTCTGCGGCCCCTGCTTCACGCCCGACGACACCACGGCCTTCGTGGCGGTTCAGCATCCCGGCGACGACGGTCCGGACTGGCCGGCCTTCGGCCGCCGCTCCTATTACGAGGATCTCTCGACCCGCTGGCCCGACTTCAAGCCCGACATGCCGGTGCGGCCGTCGGTGGTGGCGATCACCAAGAAGGGCGGCGGCAAGATCGGCGTCTGA
- the fba gene encoding class II fructose-bisphosphate aldolase (catalyzes the reversible aldol condensation of dihydroxyacetonephosphate and glyceraldehyde 3-phosphate in the Calvin cycle, glycolysis, and/or gluconeogenesis) encodes MARITLRQLLDHAAENDYGVPAFNINNMEQALAIMAAADATDAPVIIQASRGARSYANDIMLKHMMDAVTEIYPHIPVCVHLDHGNEAATCMTAIQAGFTSVMMDGSLHADGKTPGDWDYNVGVTKQVVDMAHLGGISVEGELGVLGSLESGEGEKEDGHGFEGKLSHDQLLTNPEEAVKFVAETKVDALAIAMGTSHGAYKFTRKPDGAILAMNVIEEIHQKLPSMHLVMHGSSSVPQDLQDIINQYGGKMPQTWGVPVEEIQRGIKHGVRKINIDTDNRMAMTGQIRKILSEHPGEFDPRKYLKPAMEAMTKLCSLRLQEFNTAGQASKIKRVLTTAEMAKRYAKGELDPTFGKAA; translated from the coding sequence GTGGCCCGTATCACGCTTCGCCAACTGCTCGACCATGCCGCCGAGAACGACTACGGCGTGCCCGCCTTCAACATCAACAACATGGAGCAGGCGCTGGCGATCATGGCGGCAGCGGATGCCACCGACGCCCCCGTCATCATCCAGGCCTCGCGCGGCGCCCGCTCCTACGCCAACGACATCATGCTCAAGCACATGATGGACGCGGTCACCGAGATCTACCCGCACATCCCCGTCTGCGTGCATCTCGACCACGGCAACGAGGCCGCGACCTGCATGACCGCGATCCAGGCCGGCTTCACCTCGGTGATGATGGACGGCTCGCTCCATGCCGACGGCAAGACCCCGGGCGACTGGGACTACAATGTCGGCGTGACCAAGCAGGTCGTCGACATGGCCCATCTCGGCGGCATCTCCGTCGAGGGCGAGCTCGGCGTGCTCGGCTCGCTGGAATCCGGCGAGGGCGAGAAGGAGGACGGCCACGGCTTCGAGGGCAAGCTCAGCCACGACCAGCTCCTGACCAATCCGGAAGAGGCGGTGAAGTTCGTCGCCGAGACCAAGGTCGATGCGCTCGCGATCGCCATGGGTACCTCGCATGGCGCCTACAAGTTCACCCGCAAGCCCGATGGCGCGATCCTGGCGATGAACGTCATCGAGGAGATCCATCAGAAGCTGCCGAGCATGCACCTCGTCATGCACGGTTCCTCCTCGGTGCCGCAGGACCTCCAGGACATCATCAACCAGTATGGCGGCAAGATGCCCCAGACCTGGGGTGTGCCGGTCGAGGAGATCCAGCGCGGCATCAAGCACGGCGTCCGCAAGATCAACATCGACACCGACAACCGCATGGCGATGACGGGCCAGATCCGGAAGATCCTCTCCGAGCATCCCGGCGAGTTCGACCCGCGCAAGTACCTGAAGCCCGCCATGGAGGCGATGACCAAGCTCTGCAGCTTGCGCCTGCAGGAGTTCAACACCGCCGGCCAGGCCAGCAAGATCAAGCGCGTGCTCACCACCGCCGAAATGGCCAAGCGCTACGCCAAGGGCGAACTCGACCCGACCTTCGGAAAGGCCGCGTAA
- a CDS encoding phosphoglycerate kinase, whose product MTAFKTLDDADLAGKRALVRVDLNVPMEDGKVTDTTRIDRILPTIREIAAKGAKVVLLAHFGRPKGPDAKNSLKQVVPALAHALGQPVTFVADCIGDDVAKALAAAKNGDVLLLENTRFHAGDERNDPDFVKALAANGDLYVNDAFSAAHRAHASTEGLAHVLPAYAGRTMQAELEALSAGLDNPARPVMAIVGGAKVSTKLDLLGNLVRKVDVLAIGGGMANTFLAARGVDVGKSLCEHDLVATAREIEAKAKEAGCEILLPVDALVAREFKANPGHRVVTVGEVAADEMILDAGPLSVAEVVLKLDTIKTLVWNGPFGAFELPPFDTATVTVAKAAAARVKAGKLVAVAGGGDTVSAMNHAGVADDLTYVSTAGGAFLEWMEGKPLPGVEALRKG is encoded by the coding sequence GTGACCGCCTTCAAGACGCTCGACGACGCCGACCTTGCCGGCAAGCGCGCGCTGGTGCGCGTCGACCTCAACGTCCCGATGGAGGACGGCAAGGTCACCGACACCACCCGCATCGACCGCATCCTGCCGACGATCCGCGAGATCGCGGCCAAGGGCGCCAAGGTCGTCCTGCTCGCCCATTTCGGCCGCCCCAAGGGCCCCGATGCCAAGAACAGCCTGAAGCAGGTCGTGCCGGCGCTGGCCCATGCGCTCGGCCAGCCGGTGACCTTCGTGGCGGACTGCATCGGCGACGACGTCGCCAAGGCTCTCGCGGCCGCCAAGAACGGCGATGTGCTGCTGCTCGAGAACACCCGCTTCCACGCCGGCGACGAGAGGAACGACCCCGATTTCGTCAAGGCGCTCGCTGCCAATGGCGACCTCTACGTCAATGACGCCTTCTCGGCAGCGCACCGCGCCCACGCCTCGACCGAGGGCCTCGCCCATGTCCTGCCGGCTTATGCCGGCCGCACCATGCAGGCGGAGCTGGAGGCGCTCTCCGCCGGCCTTGACAACCCCGCCCGCCCGGTCATGGCGATCGTCGGCGGCGCCAAGGTCTCGACCAAGCTCGACCTGCTCGGCAACCTCGTCAGGAAGGTTGACGTCCTCGCCATCGGCGGCGGCATGGCGAATACCTTCCTGGCCGCACGCGGCGTCGATGTCGGCAAGTCGCTCTGCGAGCACGATCTCGTCGCCACCGCCCGCGAAATCGAGGCCAAGGCGAAGGAAGCCGGCTGCGAGATCCTGCTCCCGGTCGATGCGCTGGTGGCGCGCGAGTTCAAGGCCAACCCCGGCCATCGCGTCGTGACGGTCGGCGAGGTCGCGGCCGACGAGATGATCCTCGATGCCGGCCCCCTCAGCGTCGCCGAGGTCGTGCTCAAGCTCGACACGATCAAGACGCTGGTCTGGAACGGGCCCTTCGGCGCCTTCGAGCTGCCGCCCTTCGACACCGCGACCGTCACCGTCGCCAAGGCGGCTGCCGCGCGCGTCAAGGCGGGCAAGCTCGTCGCGGTCGCCGGCGGCGGCGACACCGTCTCCGCCATGAACCATGCCGGCGTCGCGGACGACCTGACCTATGTCTCCACCGCCGGCGGCGCCTTCCTCGAATGGATGGAAGGCAAGCCATTGCCGGGCGTCGAGGCGCTGCGGAAGGGCTGA
- the gap gene encoding type I glyceraldehyde-3-phosphate dehydrogenase, whose protein sequence is MTVKVAINGFGRIGRNVLRAIIESKRKDIEVVAINDLGPVETNAHLFRFDSVHGRFPGQVTVSGDTIDVGRGPIKVTAVRDPKDLPHKALGVDIALECTGIFTTKEKASAHLAAGAKRVLVSAPCDGADLTVVFGVNNGQLTSDHVVVSNASCTTNCLAPVVHVLHDAVGIDKGFMTTIHAYTGDQPTLDTMHKDLYRGRAAALSMIPTSTGAAKAIGLVIPELKGRLDGSSVRVPTPNVSMVDFKFIAKRKTTVEKINDAIVKASKRGPLKGILAVTDQPNVSIDFNHDPASSTFALDQTKVMDDKFVSVVAWYDNEWGFSNRMSDTAVAMGKLL, encoded by the coding sequence ATGACGGTCAAGGTGGCGATCAACGGCTTCGGCCGCATCGGGCGCAACGTGCTGCGTGCGATCATCGAGTCGAAGCGCAAGGACATCGAGGTCGTCGCGATCAACGATCTCGGCCCGGTCGAGACGAACGCCCATCTCTTCCGCTTCGACAGCGTCCATGGCCGCTTTCCCGGCCAGGTGACTGTCTCCGGCGACACGATCGATGTCGGCCGCGGCCCGATCAAGGTCACCGCCGTGCGCGACCCCAAGGATCTGCCGCACAAGGCGCTGGGCGTCGACATCGCGCTGGAATGCACCGGCATCTTCACCACCAAGGAGAAGGCCTCGGCCCATCTCGCCGCCGGCGCCAAGCGCGTTCTGGTCTCGGCCCCCTGCGACGGCGCCGATTTGACGGTCGTCTTCGGCGTCAACAATGGCCAGCTCACCAGCGACCATGTCGTCGTCTCGAACGCGTCCTGCACCACCAACTGCCTCGCGCCGGTCGTGCACGTGCTTCATGACGCGGTCGGCATCGACAAGGGCTTCATGACCACGATCCATGCCTACACCGGCGACCAGCCGACGCTGGATACGATGCACAAGGATCTCTACCGCGGCCGCGCCGCCGCGCTCTCGATGATCCCGACCTCGACCGGTGCCGCCAAGGCGATCGGCCTCGTCATCCCCGAGCTGAAGGGCCGTCTCGACGGCTCCTCCGTTCGCGTGCCGACGCCAAACGTCTCGATGGTGGACTTCAAGTTCATCGCCAAGCGCAAGACCACGGTCGAGAAGATCAACGACGCGATCGTCAAGGCGAGCAAGCGCGGCCCGCTCAAGGGCATCCTCGCCGTCACCGACCAGCCCAACGTCTCGATCGACTTCAACCACGATCCGGCCTCGTCGACCTTCGCGCTCGACCAGACCAAGGTCATGGACGACAAGTTCGTCAGCGTCGTCGCCTGGTACGACAACGAGTGGGGCTTCTCGAACCGCATGAGCGACACCGCTGTCGCCATGGGCAAGCTGCTCTGA
- a CDS encoding DUF4164 domain-containing protein, with protein sequence MASLMVDKALARLDGALAQLEAAARRRVEAERGRANLETELALMQDDRARLAAELDGATARLGDVETAAADVDQRLQRAMNVIGAVIERAQVDGPAQAADDSGDGGEDAETGPAYREPAAAGAGGRDD encoded by the coding sequence GTGGCGAGCCTGATGGTGGACAAGGCCCTGGCGCGGCTGGACGGCGCCCTGGCACAGCTGGAGGCCGCGGCCCGCCGCCGCGTCGAGGCGGAGCGGGGCCGTGCCAATCTCGAAACCGAACTGGCGCTGATGCAGGACGACCGGGCGCGGCTTGCAGCCGAGCTCGATGGCGCGACCGCGCGGCTCGGCGATGTCGAGACTGCTGCAGCCGATGTCGACCAGCGCCTGCAGCGCGCGATGAATGTGATCGGCGCCGTGATCGAGCGGGCGCAGGTCGATGGCCCGGCGCAGGCTGCCGACGACAGCGGTGACGGCGGCGAGGACGCGGAGACCGGCCCCGCCTATCGCGAGCCGGCCGCGGCCGGCGCCGGCGGCCGGGACGATTGA
- a CDS encoding cell division protein ZapA — MPQVNVTIAGKAYRMACGDGEEPHLEALARVYDGKIQEMRQAFGEIGDMRLHVMAALMVADEASEMQRRVARLEAQLASLQGDAGAADQRVGEVEERAAEALMGAAERIEAVARSLLPSPQG, encoded by the coding sequence ATGCCGCAAGTCAATGTCACCATCGCCGGCAAGGCCTACCGCATGGCCTGCGGGGACGGGGAAGAGCCCCATCTCGAGGCGCTCGCCCGCGTCTATGACGGCAAGATCCAGGAGATGCGCCAGGCCTTCGGCGAGATCGGCGACATGCGCCTCCATGTCATGGCGGCGCTGATGGTCGCCGACGAGGCCTCGGAGATGCAGCGGCGCGTCGCGCGGCTGGAAGCGCAGCTGGCTTCGCTCCAGGGCGATGCCGGGGCGGCCGACCAGCGCGTCGGCGAGGTCGAGGAACGCGCGGCCGAGGCGCTGATGGGCGCGGCCGAGCGCATCGAGGCCGTGGCGCGCAGCCTGCTGCCGAGCCCTCAGGGTTAG
- a CDS encoding 5-formyltetrahydrofolate cyclo-ligase has translation MTDLSSLPDEAVRKAALREQALARRDALEIDDRLIWDEAITQAMLALPVFDAAEGPISAYWPMRSEADPRPVLEALHERGLPLCLPAIVAKRMLFRRWAPYEPIVPGGFGTLVPDPAQPESVPAILIVPLAAFDRRGYRIGYGKGHYDAKLTELGAVTSIGIAYAAQEIDTVPDEPHDRRLDWIVTERETIRCG, from the coding sequence ATGACCGACCTGTCTTCTCTTCCCGACGAGGCTGTGCGCAAAGCCGCCCTGCGCGAGCAGGCGCTCGCCCGGCGCGACGCGCTCGAAATCGACGACCGCCTGATCTGGGATGAGGCGATCACCCAAGCCATGCTGGCGCTGCCGGTGTTCGACGCCGCGGAAGGCCCGATTTCGGCCTATTGGCCGATGCGTTCCGAGGCCGATCCGAGGCCGGTCCTCGAAGCCTTGCATGAGCGCGGTCTGCCGCTCTGCCTGCCGGCCATTGTCGCCAAGCGAATGCTCTTTCGGCGCTGGGCGCCCTATGAGCCGATCGTGCCGGGCGGCTTCGGCACGCTGGTGCCCGACCCGGCCCAGCCCGAGAGCGTGCCGGCCATCCTGATCGTGCCGCTCGCGGCCTTCGACCGTCGCGGCTACCGCATCGGCTATGGCAAGGGCCATTACGATGCGAAGCTCACCGAGCTCGGCGCCGTCACCAGCATCGGCATCGCCTATGCCGCGCAGGAAATCGACACTGTTCCTGACGAGCCGCATGACCGGCGCCTCGACTGGATCGTCACCGAGCGCGAGACGATCCGCTGCGGGTGA
- a CDS encoding TIGR00282 family metallophosphoesterase encodes MRFLFLGDVVGRPGRVAVQERLPRLRQQWKLDCVVINGENAAGGFGITEAICDELLAAGADAVTLGNHSWDQREALVFIERQDRLVRPANYPKGTPGRGAAVIEARNGARVLVVNVMGRIYMDALDDPFQALERELSACPLGEVADAVIVDFHAEATSEKQAAGHFLDGRASLVVGTHTHVPTADMRILPGGTAYQSDAGMCGDYDSILGMQKEEPIRRFLQKTPGARLEAASGEGSLSGLAVEIDDGTGLARGVWPVRLGPHLAPAAPPWDEA; translated from the coding sequence ATGCGTTTTCTCTTCCTTGGTGATGTCGTCGGCCGCCCCGGGCGGGTCGCTGTGCAGGAGCGCCTGCCGCGGCTGCGCCAGCAGTGGAAGCTCGACTGCGTCGTGATCAATGGCGAGAACGCGGCCGGAGGCTTCGGCATCACCGAGGCGATCTGCGACGAGTTGCTCGCGGCCGGGGCCGATGCGGTGACGCTGGGCAACCATTCCTGGGACCAGCGCGAGGCGCTCGTCTTCATCGAGCGGCAGGACCGGCTGGTGCGGCCGGCCAATTATCCCAAGGGCACGCCCGGGCGCGGCGCGGCGGTGATCGAGGCGAGGAACGGCGCGCGGGTGCTCGTCGTCAACGTCATGGGCCGCATCTACATGGATGCGCTCGACGACCCCTTCCAGGCGCTTGAGCGCGAACTCTCTGCCTGCCCGCTGGGCGAGGTGGCGGACGCCGTCATCGTCGACTTCCATGCCGAGGCGACCAGCGAGAAACAGGCCGCCGGCCATTTCCTCGACGGCCGCGCCAGCCTCGTCGTCGGCACGCACACCCATGTGCCGACCGCCGACATGCGCATCCTGCCCGGCGGCACGGCTTACCAGTCGGACGCCGGGATGTGCGGCGACTATGATTCCATCCTGGGCATGCAGAAGGAGGAGCCGATCCGGCGCTTCCTGCAGAAGACGCCGGGTGCGCGGCTGGAAGCCGCGTCGGGCGAGGGCAGCCTGTCGGGCCTGGCGGTCGAGATCGACGATGGCACGGGCCTCGCCCGGGGCGTCTGGCCGGTCAGGCTGGGGCCGCATCTGGCGCCGGCCGCCCCGCCCTGGGACGAGGCCTGA
- a CDS encoding globin-coupled sensor protein — protein sequence MTTQHSKLVAEQEMRRRAFQIGEADMAALSPYAQQASRCLPALLDAIQGELSPWPETARAFALPELRELRLAHWIRLTSGDLGSAFLESAHRLASALQRHGVPAHGIAIGHALVTNQIGIELGLDRTALQRLRWWQGRERNRRIAARSALNKAAALDLELLLETYGRLQEEARERTRSEIEGFQARMRQVVEAVSLGARRVEGLAATMNAVVQDTGAQAIIAARASDDASDNVQSVASATGELTVSLDHVALEVTRAASMAHSANAAAVKTDVIVKSLATSAQTIGSIVEMIRTIAAQTNLLALNATIEAARAGEAGRGFAVVATEVKQLSARTAQATDEIAAQVPAMQAATHEAVQAIESIVAFVRQMHDTTATVASALEQQRCATQEIARSVDLAAVGTQEVAQTVCGVSELAATAGGSVGEVLDLAGTLSREAASLASAFEGLMARSSAA from the coding sequence ATGACCACCCAGCACAGCAAGCTCGTCGCCGAGCAGGAAATGCGCCGTCGCGCCTTCCAGATCGGCGAAGCCGACATGGCGGCACTGAGCCCCTATGCCCAGCAGGCCAGCCGGTGCCTTCCGGCCCTGCTTGATGCGATCCAGGGCGAACTGTCCCCCTGGCCGGAGACGGCGCGCGCCTTCGCCCTGCCGGAATTGCGGGAGCTGAGGCTTGCCCACTGGATCAGGCTGACCTCGGGCGATCTCGGCAGCGCCTTCCTCGAATCCGCCCATCGCCTCGCCTCGGCCCTGCAGCGCCATGGCGTGCCGGCCCATGGCATCGCCATCGGGCACGCGCTCGTCACCAACCAGATCGGCATCGAGCTGGGCCTGGACCGGACGGCGCTGCAGAGACTGCGCTGGTGGCAGGGCCGCGAGCGCAACCGCCGCATCGCCGCCCGCTCGGCGCTGAACAAGGCCGCGGCCCTCGATCTCGAGCTGCTGCTGGAGACCTATGGCCGCCTGCAGGAGGAAGCGCGCGAGCGCACCCGGTCCGAGATCGAGGGCTTCCAGGCCCGGATGCGCCAGGTCGTCGAGGCCGTGAGCTTAGGCGCCCGCCGCGTCGAGGGGCTCGCCGCCACCATGAACGCCGTGGTGCAGGACACCGGCGCCCAGGCGATCATCGCCGCCCGTGCCTCGGACGATGCATCCGACAACGTCCAGAGCGTCGCCAGCGCCACCGGCGAGCTGACCGTCTCGCTCGACCATGTCGCCCTGGAGGTGACACGGGCGGCCAGCATGGCTCACTCCGCCAACGCCGCGGCGGTGAAGACCGACGTCATCGTCAAGAGCCTGGCGACCTCGGCCCAGACCATCGGCTCGATCGTCGAGATGATCCGCACCATCGCAGCCCAGACCAATCTGCTGGCGCTGAACGCCACGATCGAGGCCGCCCGCGCGGGCGAGGCGGGCCGCGGCTTCGCGGTGGTCGCCACCGAGGTGAAGCAGCTTTCGGCCCGCACCGCCCAGGCCACCGACGAAATCGCGGCTCAGGTTCCGGCCATGCAGGCGGCCACCCATGAGGCCGTTCAGGCGATCGAGAGCATCGTCGCCTTCGTCCGCCAGATGCACGACACGACAGCGACCGTGGCGAGCGCGCTCGAACAGCAGCGCTGCGCCACGCAGGAAATCGCCCGCAGCGTCGATCTCGCGGCGGTGGGCACCCAGGAGGTCGCTCAGACCGTCTGCGGCGTCAGCGAACTCGCCGCCACGGCCGGCGGCAGCGTCGGCGAGGTGCTCGATCTCGCCGGCACCCTCTCCCGCGAGGCGGCCTCGCTGGCGAGCGCCTTCGAGGGGTTGATGGCCCGCAGCAGCGCCGCCTGA